The following proteins come from a genomic window of Aspergillus oryzae RIB40 DNA, chromosome 4:
- a CDS encoding uncharacterized protein (predicted protein) gives MGGAFALTLIMVFFWMPESAYAREALNIDSGETKAAGDEKTDLEQLETAPSTGITAAEARHSWAKELLPYSGYVNDVSIWNTIIRPFYLLASPPVLWAVLLFTNCIAWLVGISLTLSQIFSAPPYNFSVMGVGATNLSSFVASVLGTFSAGPLIDGLVTRMSKMNGGIFEPEFRLPIMVTYLLFTSTGFFAWGQSSYAQDPWPVPVIVCLGMINFGVQLGTTGVVTYIVDCHREKAGEAFATMNFLKNLFAFGLSFYLNGWIDSQGVRNCFFTIGGITMAAGLTTIPMYIFGKRARSWVHRHGIADRL, from the exons ATGGGTGGCGCATTTGCTCTGACATTGATaatggtcttcttctggatgcCGGAGTCCGCGTATGCGAGAGAAGCACTGAACATCGATAGTGGAGAAACAAAG GCTGCCGGTGATGAAAAAACAGACCTGGAGCAGCTCGAAACCGCTCCAAGCACTGGAATCACAGCAGCTGAGGCGCGTCACTCCTGGGCCAAAGAGCTGCTGCCGTACAGCGGTTATGTTAACGATGTCTCAATCTGGAATACTATCATCCGGCCATTCTATCTTTTGGCTTCACCACCGGTTCTTTGGGCTGTGCTTCTTTTCACCAACTGTATAGCATGGCTCGTGGGCATTTCCCTCACCCTATCCCAGATTTTCTCCGCGCCACCGTACAACTTCTCCGTGATGGGTGTTGGAGCAACGAACTTGTCGTCCTTTGTCGCATCTGTCCTTGGGACTTTTAGTGCAGGACCCCTGATTGACGGCCTGGTGACCCGAATGTCCAAAATGAACGGGGGCATATTCG AACCCGAGTTCCGCCTACCGATCATGGTTACGTACCTTTTGTTCACCTCAACGGGTTTCTTTGCCTGGGGCCAATCTTCCTATGCACAGGACCCGTGGCCTGTGCCGGTGATTGTGTGTCTGGGAATGATTAATTTTGGTGTTCAGCTCGGCACCACCGGTGTTGTCACCTACATTGTCGACTGTCACCGTGAGAAGGCCGGTGAGGCCTTTGCGACGATGAACTTTCTCAAGAATCTCTTCGCATTTGGACTGTCGTTCTACCTCAATGGGTGGATTGATAGCCAGGGTGTTCGTAACTGCTTCTTCACTATTGGAGGAATCACAATGGCTGCAGGACTAACTACTATCCCAAT GTATATCTTTGGAAAGCGAGCTCGGAGCTGGGTACATCGACATGGAATTGCTGATCGACTGTAA
- a CDS encoding uncharacterized protein (predicted protein), translating into MPPTKSISVSLHPALPTDAPTLDEIHSKAFPNDLLLEVMYGPREENTVGLAQDLEKAIRENPNARFTKAVDDESGRVVGWSWWIIYRDAEAHVKAEQEAVKKRATPPPRSICPRACLEYRQLVVEKRERWIGGRGVASEFLFLSFLLLAFWGLVALLLSCGRSGWVCLTDII; encoded by the coding sequence ATGCCCCCAACCAAGAGCATATCAGTATCCCTCCACCCCGCCCTCCCCACCGACGCCCCCACCCTCGACGAAATCCACAGCAAAGCCTTCCCCAACGACCTCCTCCTGGAGGTCATGTACGGCCCCCGTGAAGAAAACACCGTAGGCCTAGCTCAGGACCTAGAGAAAGCTATCCGGGAAAACCCCAACGCCCGATTTACGAAGGCCGTTGATGACGAGTCGGGCCGGGTTGTCGGGTGGTCGTGGTGGATTATCTATCGCGATGCAGAGGCCCATGTAAAGGCGGAGCAGGAGGCGGTTAAGAAGCGTGCTACGCCGCCGCCGAGGTCGATTTGTCCAAGGGCGTGCTTGGAGTATCGGcagttggtggtggagaagagggagaggtggattggggggaggggggtcGCTAGTGAGtttctatttctttcctttcttcttttggctttTTGGGGTTTGGTGGCGTTGTTGTTGTCTTGTGGGAGGAGTGGGTGGGTATGTCTGACAGATATAATATAG